The following are encoded together in the Flavobacterium haoranii genome:
- a CDS encoding OmpA family protein, with product MKQLKFFAAALMFAGFTAQAQDSNNPWAVSFGVNGVDTKISAEGNDKPNFVQLANANKNWNILPSVSYLTVSRYVGDGFSFGLTGSVNKIDRWIERVPGTESTDMVYNPGDLSYYGVDATVKYSFLEMIGTKWLDPSLHLGGGYQFVGDASAGTVNGGAGLTLWFTEQVGLNFTTTYKHSFDDNRMPNLDVPTHFQHMLGLTFKFGGKDTDGDGIYDKDDACPETPGLVEFMGCPDTDADGIADKDDSCPDVAGLKEFNGCPDTDGDGIIDSEDACPEVAGTKIMNGCPDADGDGVADKDDNCPQVKGPKENGGCPWPDTDGDGVNDKDDKCPTVAGTVANNGCPEVSEETIKKLNDYAKTILFDSGKSSFQKQTFPVLEAITAILKEYPNANFSIEGHTDSQGADALNQKLSEARAAAVKDYLVEHGISTARLSSVGFGESKPIDTNKTAKGRANNRRVEVKLVK from the coding sequence ATGAAACAACTTAAATTTTTTGCTGCTGCTTTAATGTTTGCTGGTTTTACTGCGCAAGCTCAAGATAGCAACAACCCATGGGCAGTATCGTTTGGTGTAAACGGTGTTGACACAAAAATTAGTGCTGAAGGTAATGATAAACCAAATTTTGTACAGTTAGCTAATGCTAACAAAAACTGGAATATTTTACCATCAGTGTCTTATTTAACTGTATCAAGATACGTTGGTGACGGATTTTCTTTCGGATTAACGGGATCGGTTAACAAAATTGACAGATGGATTGAAAGAGTTCCTGGTACTGAGTCTACTGACATGGTTTACAATCCAGGTGACTTATCTTACTATGGTGTAGATGCTACTGTTAAGTATAGCTTTTTAGAAATGATTGGAACTAAATGGTTAGATCCATCATTACATTTAGGTGGAGGTTACCAATTTGTTGGTGATGCTTCTGCAGGTACTGTAAACGGAGGTGCTGGGTTAACTTTATGGTTTACTGAGCAAGTAGGTCTTAATTTTACTACAACTTATAAACATTCTTTTGATGACAATAGAATGCCAAACTTAGACGTTCCTACTCATTTCCAACACATGTTAGGTCTTACTTTCAAATTTGGTGGTAAAGATACGGACGGTGATGGTATTTATGACAAAGATGATGCATGTCCTGAAACTCCTGGTTTAGTTGAGTTCATGGGATGTCCAGATACTGATGCTGACGGAATCGCTGATAAAGATGATTCTTGTCCAGATGTAGCTGGTTTAAAAGAATTCAATGGTTGTCCTGATACTGATGGTGACGGAATCATTGATTCAGAAGATGCTTGTCCTGAAGTAGCTGGTACTAAAATCATGAATGGTTGTCCTGATGCTGACGGTGACGGTGTTGCTGATAAAGATGACAACTGTCCTCAAGTTAAAGGTCCAAAAGAAAACGGTGGTTGTCCTTGGCCCGATACTGATGGTGATGGTGTAAATGATAAAGATGACAAATGTCCAACAGTTGCTGGTACTGTAGCTAACAATGGATGTCCTGAAGTTTCTGAAGAAACTATTAAAAAATTAAATGATTATGCTAAAACAATATTATTTGATTCAGGTAAATCATCTTTCCAAAAACAAACTTTCCCAGTTTTAGAAGCTATTACAGCTATCTTAAAAGAATATCCAAATGCTAACTTCTCAATCGAAGGGCACACTGATAGCCAAGGTGCTGATGCTTTAAACCAAAAGTTATCTGAAGCTAGAGCTGCTGCTGTTAAAGATTACTTAGTAGAGCACGGAATTTCTACAGCTAGATTATCTTCAGTAGGTTTTGGTGAGTCAAAACCAATTGACACAAACAAAACTGCAAAAGGTAGAGCTAACAACCGTAGAGTTGAAGTTAAATTAGTAAAATAA
- a CDS encoding superoxide dismutase, which translates to MAFELPKLPYAYDALEPHIDARTMEIHHTKHHNAYTTNLNAAIEGSDMAGKTIENILINLDMNNGAVRNNGGGFYNHNLFWTVMSPNGGGKPTGELAEAIERDFGSFEEFKAQFAKAAATRFGSGWAWLCVHKGGKLEVCSSANQDNPLMPGIGCGGAPILGLDVWEHAYYLNYQNRRPDYIEAFFNVVNWEEVTRRFATEK; encoded by the coding sequence ATGGCTTTTGAATTACCAAAATTACCATATGCATATGATGCATTAGAACCACATATTGATGCTAGAACTATGGAAATTCACCATACAAAACATCATAACGCATATACTACAAATCTTAATGCTGCTATTGAAGGATCTGATATGGCTGGCAAAACAATTGAAAATATCTTAATTAACTTAGATATGAACAATGGAGCTGTTAGAAATAACGGTGGCGGATTTTACAATCACAATTTATTTTGGACAGTTATGTCTCCAAACGGTGGTGGAAAACCAACTGGTGAATTAGCTGAAGCTATTGAAAGAGATTTCGGTTCATTTGAAGAATTTAAAGCTCAGTTTGCTAAAGCTGCAGCAACTAGATTTGGTTCTGGTTGGGCTTGGTTATGTGTTCACAAAGGTGGTAAATTAGAAGTTTGTTCATCTGCTAACCAAGACAATCCATTAATGCCAGGAATTGGTTGTGGTGGAGCTCCAATCTTAGGCTTAGACGTTTGGGAACACGCTTATTATTTAAACTACCAAAACAGAAGACCAGATTATATTGAAGCTTTTTTTAATGTAGTTAATTGGGAAGAAGTTACAAGAAGATTTGCTACTGAAAAATAA
- a CDS encoding PD-(D/E)XK nuclease family protein, whose translation MNNTNTFLDQLTASFLKDFNLYKDQLTIVLPNKRAKIFLLDKIKNNASQTIFAPIVISIDELIQNIAQIRAIDSVELLFELYHVYLSLKLDETNQSFNEFTKWGKTLIQDFNEIDRYLIDPNYIFSYLSEIKALERWDLDAENKTKLIDDNFVFWKKLPTYYHNFYKHLRVKRVGYQGLIYRESVSALEKFIEETNRYYVFAGFNALNNAEEIIVQKFLETERAKIIWDIDEYFLLNDHHDVGLFLRRYKKDWKFYKSHPFDYINQEFQNKKNIEIIGTPKSIGQAKIAGKIIEDLINSGSSIEKTAIVLGDENLLLPVLNNLPNIESGLNITMGFSAKSNPIQLLLNNILKLHITALNRSNSSYTFYYRDVLSVLNNVFVEPILNAHEGVKFIKQNNFTFFNYETFISIKEFSHCVESDFFKVLFQPWNDTTILDILNRLKLVLDFVREDLILDVENQRINITFLHSVYKELNKIISYQERYNYINNVDDLQVVFKQIQDLAEVSFEGEPLTGLQIMGVLESRVLDFENVIITSVNEGKFPSGKAQMSFIPYDVKREIGLPTNKEKDAIYSYHFYHLLFRAKNVYLLYNTDSEGIDAGEKSRFLQQLEIETLPQHNLKKTTYNAVLPERAYEKFEILKSDLLLERLKSIATEKGFSPSSLTNFIRDPKQFYLQRVLSINDVDDVEENIAVNTLGTIIHNALEKLYTPLEQSGKVIDISDIDYMISKIDQLVEEEFKIVYKQGNIRKGKNFIAFEVAKRNIYNLLQLEKEAVLNGEEIQILALEKDLSYILKDENLPFEIKIAGKVDRIEKRNNKIRIIDYKTGKVEARSLKLKDFSFLMDEIKNDKIIQLLCYALMLSSNDDFKDYEVEAGIISFKNLGAGFLPFLYNDDSKISESALNEFKITLIDLLNKILNPDIPFLEQIK comes from the coding sequence ATGAATAATACAAATACATTCTTAGATCAATTAACCGCTAGTTTTTTAAAAGACTTTAATCTTTATAAAGATCAATTAACTATCGTTTTGCCTAATAAGAGAGCAAAAATATTTTTATTAGATAAAATAAAAAATAATGCATCGCAAACAATTTTTGCTCCAATCGTTATTAGTATTGATGAGTTAATTCAAAATATAGCTCAAATTAGAGCAATTGATTCTGTTGAGTTGTTGTTTGAATTGTACCATGTTTATTTATCTTTAAAATTAGATGAAACCAATCAGTCTTTTAACGAGTTTACAAAATGGGGTAAAACATTAATTCAAGATTTTAATGAAATAGATCGATATTTAATTGATCCAAATTATATATTTTCTTATTTATCGGAAATAAAGGCTTTAGAAAGGTGGGATTTAGACGCTGAGAATAAGACAAAACTGATAGATGACAACTTTGTTTTTTGGAAAAAATTACCTACATATTATCATAATTTTTACAAACATTTAAGAGTTAAAAGAGTTGGTTATCAAGGGCTTATTTATAGAGAGTCTGTTTCGGCTTTAGAAAAATTTATTGAAGAAACGAATAGATATTATGTTTTTGCTGGTTTTAATGCATTAAATAATGCGGAAGAAATCATTGTACAGAAGTTTTTAGAAACGGAAAGAGCTAAAATTATTTGGGATATTGATGAATATTTTTTGCTGAACGATCATCACGATGTGGGTCTTTTTTTAAGGAGATACAAGAAAGATTGGAAATTTTATAAATCACATCCATTTGATTATATCAATCAAGAGTTTCAAAACAAAAAAAATATTGAAATAATTGGTACTCCAAAATCTATTGGTCAAGCTAAAATTGCTGGAAAAATTATAGAAGATTTAATCAATAGTGGAAGTAGTATTGAAAAAACAGCTATAGTTTTAGGAGATGAAAATCTATTGTTGCCGGTTCTTAATAATTTACCAAATATTGAAAGTGGATTGAATATTACTATGGGCTTTTCTGCTAAAAGTAATCCTATTCAATTGCTGTTAAATAATATTTTGAAGTTGCACATTACTGCTTTAAACAGAAGTAATTCTTCTTATACTTTTTATTATAGAGATGTTTTATCGGTTTTAAATAATGTTTTCGTTGAGCCTATTTTAAACGCTCATGAAGGAGTTAAATTTATAAAACAAAATAATTTTACTTTCTTTAATTATGAGACTTTTATTTCTATTAAAGAATTTTCTCATTGTGTTGAGAGTGATTTTTTTAAAGTTCTATTTCAACCGTGGAACGATACTACTATTCTTGATATTTTGAATCGATTAAAATTAGTTTTAGATTTTGTTAGAGAAGATCTTATTCTTGATGTCGAAAACCAAAGGATTAATATCACGTTTTTGCATTCGGTTTATAAAGAGCTTAATAAAATAATTTCTTATCAAGAAAGATACAATTACATTAATAATGTTGATGATTTACAAGTTGTTTTTAAACAAATTCAAGATTTAGCCGAAGTTTCTTTCGAAGGTGAACCTTTAACAGGTTTACAAATTATGGGTGTTTTAGAATCTAGGGTTTTAGATTTTGAAAATGTTATTATTACATCGGTAAATGAAGGAAAATTTCCTTCGGGGAAAGCGCAAATGTCATTTATTCCTTATGATGTAAAAAGAGAAATTGGTTTACCAACAAACAAAGAAAAAGACGCTATTTATAGTTATCACTTTTATCATTTATTATTTAGAGCCAAAAATGTTTATTTACTCTATAATACAGATTCTGAAGGAATTGATGCAGGCGAGAAAAGTAGATTTTTACAACAATTAGAAATTGAAACGTTACCACAACATAATTTAAAGAAAACAACTTACAACGCTGTATTGCCAGAACGAGCTTATGAAAAATTTGAAATTCTAAAATCAGATTTACTTTTAGAACGACTAAAAAGTATTGCAACTGAAAAGGGTTTTTCTCCTTCATCTTTGACGAATTTTATTCGCGATCCTAAACAATTTTATTTACAACGTGTTTTGAGTATTAACGATGTTGATGATGTAGAAGAAAATATTGCTGTGAACACTTTGGGAACAATTATTCATAATGCTTTAGAAAAATTATATACGCCTTTAGAACAAAGTGGAAAAGTAATTGATATTAGTGATATTGATTATATGATTTCCAAAATTGATCAATTGGTTGAAGAAGAATTTAAAATTGTTTATAAACAAGGAAATATTAGAAAAGGGAAGAATTTTATTGCTTTTGAAGTAGCAAAGCGAAATATTTACAATTTATTACAATTAGAAAAAGAAGCGGTGCTCAATGGGGAAGAAATTCAAATTTTAGCTTTAGAGAAAGATTTGAGTTATATTTTAAAGGATGAGAATTTACCTTTCGAAATAAAAATTGCTGGTAAAGTAGACAGAATTGAAAAAAGGAATAATAAAATCCGAATAATAGATTACAAAACTGGTAAGGTAGAAGCTAGAAGTCTAAAATTAAAAGATTTTTCCTTTTTAATGGATGAAATTAAAAATGATAAAATAATTCAGTTACTATGTTATGCTCTAATGTTATCATCAAATGATGATTTTAAAGACTATGAAGTAGAAGCTGGAATTATTTCATTTAAAAACCTTGGAGCTGGTTTTTTACCTTTCTTATATAATGATGATTCAAAAATAAGCGAAAGTGCTTTAAACGAGTTTAAAATAACTTTAATTGACCTTTTAAATAAAATTCTAAATCCAGATATTCCATTTTTGGAACAAATTAAGTAA
- the kbl gene encoding glycine C-acetyltransferase, which translates to MYGKIKQHLQQEIETIKENGLYKKERIITSPQGAEITISTGEKVLNFCANNYLGLSSHPEVVQAAKDALDTHGFGMSSVRFICGTQDIHKELEQKIAHFYGTEDTILYAAAFDANGGVFEPLLGEEDCIISDSLNHASIIDGVRLCKAARYRYQNNDMTDLEAQLIAASEKGHRFKLIVTDGVFSMDGLVAPLDNICDLADKYDAMVMVDECHAAGFIGATGKGTLEAKGVMGRVDIITGTLGKALGGAMGGYTTAKKEVIEILRQRSRPYLFSNSLAPSIVGASLKVFELLEKDTSLRDKLEWNTNYFKEGMKNAGFDIIDGDSAIVPVMLYDAKLSQVMADELLKKGVYVIGFFYPVVPQGKARIRVQLSAAHEKEHLDKAISAFTEVGKMLKVIN; encoded by the coding sequence ATGTACGGAAAAATCAAACAACACTTACAACAAGAGATAGAAACCATCAAAGAAAATGGTCTTTATAAAAAAGAGCGTATCATTACTTCGCCACAAGGGGCAGAAATTACGATATCAACAGGAGAGAAAGTTTTAAATTTTTGCGCTAATAATTATTTAGGGTTGTCGTCACATCCTGAAGTTGTTCAAGCAGCAAAAGATGCTTTAGATACACACGGATTCGGAATGTCGTCTGTACGTTTTATTTGTGGAACTCAAGATATTCACAAAGAATTGGAGCAAAAAATTGCTCATTTTTATGGAACTGAAGATACAATATTATATGCTGCTGCTTTTGATGCCAATGGTGGTGTTTTTGAACCTTTATTAGGAGAAGAAGATTGTATTATTTCTGATAGTTTAAATCACGCATCAATTATTGATGGCGTTCGTTTGTGTAAAGCGGCTCGCTATCGTTATCAAAATAATGACATGACCGATTTAGAAGCACAATTAATAGCTGCTTCAGAAAAAGGTCATCGTTTTAAATTAATTGTTACAGATGGAGTTTTTTCTATGGACGGTTTAGTAGCTCCATTGGATAATATTTGTGACTTAGCAGATAAATATGATGCCATGGTAATGGTAGATGAATGCCATGCTGCTGGTTTTATTGGCGCAACAGGAAAAGGAACATTAGAGGCTAAAGGTGTAATGGGTAGGGTAGATATTATTACTGGTACACTTGGAAAAGCTTTAGGAGGAGCGATGGGAGGATATACAACTGCTAAAAAGGAAGTTATTGAAATTTTACGTCAGCGTTCTCGTCCTTATTTGTTTTCAAACTCTTTAGCACCTTCAATTGTTGGGGCTTCTTTAAAAGTTTTTGAATTATTAGAAAAAGATACTTCACTACGTGATAAATTAGAGTGGAATACAAACTATTTCAAAGAAGGAATGAAAAATGCTGGTTTCGATATTATAGATGGCGATTCTGCAATCGTACCTGTAATGTTATATGATGCTAAGCTTTCTCAAGTAATGGCAGATGAACTATTAAAGAAAGGAGTTTATGTAATTGGATTCTTCTATCCAGTTGTGCCTCAAGGTAAAGCTAGAATTAGAGTACAATTATCGGCTGCTCATGAAAAAGAACACTTGGATAAAGCTATAAGTGCATTTACTGAAGTTGGTAAAATGTTAAAAGTCATAAATTAA
- a CDS encoding UvrD-helicase domain-containing protein, with amino-acid sequence MKSHSFTIYNASAGSGKTFTLAKEYLKILFLSPNDDAYKRILAITFTNKAVEEMKSRILNSLLAFSKDVVDDDFQDLLEAIHIETGLSFATIRDKSKAIVKNIIHNYSSFGISTIDKFTLKVIRSFAQDLNLPSNFEVTLDTKSLLQEAVDLVISKVGEDEELTSFLVDFSKTKTDEDKNWDISYELYEIAELLTKEIHAKEVNQLDGKTFNDFVEVRLKLKHQKEALENEIIEIGLKSLKLIEANCVINSFYRSLVPNFLQKIASGNLSINTTVVKYLDGESSRYSKTTSAADKNWIDDNAIYILDQILKINELVGKLYFYSAFQKNITPLSLLNTINKEYKKIQEEQNTLSIADFNKIISDEIQDQPSPFIYEKLGEKYRHFLLMSFKIHQKCSGTI; translated from the coding sequence TTGAAATCACATTCATTTACTATATACAATGCTTCGGCAGGTTCGGGAAAGACTTTTACACTTGCTAAAGAATATTTGAAAATTCTTTTTTTATCGCCTAATGACGATGCTTATAAAAGAATTCTAGCCATCACTTTTACTAATAAAGCAGTAGAAGAAATGAAAAGTAGAATTTTAAATAGCTTGTTGGCTTTTTCTAAAGATGTGGTAGATGATGATTTTCAAGATTTATTAGAAGCTATTCATATCGAAACTGGTTTGTCGTTTGCAACAATTAGAGATAAATCGAAAGCAATTGTAAAGAATATTATTCATAATTATTCTTCATTTGGAATTTCTACTATCGATAAATTTACTTTAAAAGTAATTCGTTCATTTGCTCAAGATTTAAATTTACCTTCAAATTTTGAAGTTACTTTAGATACAAAATCGCTTTTACAGGAAGCCGTTGATTTGGTAATTTCAAAAGTAGGAGAAGATGAAGAACTAACTTCTTTTTTAGTTGATTTTTCTAAAACAAAAACAGATGAAGATAAAAACTGGGATATTTCTTATGAATTGTATGAAATAGCCGAGTTACTTACAAAAGAAATTCACGCGAAGGAAGTAAATCAATTAGATGGAAAAACGTTCAATGATTTTGTTGAAGTTAGATTAAAATTAAAACATCAAAAAGAAGCACTAGAGAATGAAATAATTGAAATTGGATTAAAGTCATTAAAACTTATAGAAGCCAATTGTGTTATAAATTCTTTTTATCGTTCTTTAGTTCCAAACTTTTTACAAAAAATTGCTTCAGGTAATTTATCTATCAATACCACTGTTGTTAAATATTTAGACGGAGAAAGTTCAAGATACTCTAAAACTACTTCAGCGGCAGATAAAAATTGGATTGACGATAATGCTATCTATATTTTAGATCAAATTTTAAAAATAAATGAACTTGTAGGGAAACTTTATTTCTACAGTGCATTTCAAAAAAATATTACACCATTATCTTTATTAAACACAATTAATAAAGAATATAAAAAAATACAAGAAGAGCAAAACACATTATCAATTGCCGATTTTAATAAAATTATTTCCGATGAGATTCAAGATCAACCATCGCCTTTTATATATGAAAAGTTAGGCGAAAAATACCGTCATTTTTTATTGATGAGTTTCAAGATACATCAGAAATGCAGTGGAACAATTTAA
- a CDS encoding UvrD-helicase domain-containing protein, whose protein sequence is MQWNNLIPLIDNALSSEDNGIKGSLMLVGDPKQSIYRWRGGKAEQFIELSKTQNPFSNKDKLVENLKTNYRSYSEVIDFNNKFFHHLANQFENLDYQKLYKETSIQEENNRKGGYVNLSFISTENEEFYDAEEEDLSYKNKLYLEKTLETIEKCLENGFQLGEIVLLTRAKREGVLLANFLTEKNIQILTSEALMLQNATEVRLLISALRFLNNPNDLESKAMILYFVAKYFQKELPVHDFIVHNLRLTEAETEANFKNLGISISFKTCRTKSLYEVVEILINAFLKEKSNNSYVQYFLDLVLERDAKNKSSVADFIDYWDKIGFEKSIPSPEGTNAIRIMTIHKSKGLEFPVVIYPFAEEDFSRNKSDKIWIDFEESNEFDLPKALVNKNKDVINYGESAQLVFEKVDQEQKFDTINVLYVALTRAKEQLYIISNKIVSKKGVINEKNLSYYFLEYLMSVNKFNDNILEYEFGSSKRISIYKTKESLQQNILNVENKLEFNQIKIAQKEALLWGTAQQEAINYGNTLHEIMALIYSKNDVEVALEKNIENGVITINESKAFRNTIQEIINHPELESFLMERIRF, encoded by the coding sequence ATGCAGTGGAACAATTTAATTCCGTTAATAGATAATGCGCTTTCTTCCGAAGACAATGGAATTAAAGGAAGTTTAATGTTAGTGGGCGATCCAAAACAATCTATTTACAGATGGCGTGGTGGAAAAGCAGAGCAATTTATAGAATTAAGCAAAACACAAAATCCATTTTCTAACAAAGACAAGTTAGTAGAAAATTTAAAAACAAATTATAGAAGTTATAGTGAAGTTATAGATTTCAATAATAAGTTTTTCCATCATTTAGCCAATCAATTCGAGAATTTAGATTACCAAAAATTATATAAAGAAACTTCCATTCAAGAAGAAAATAATAGAAAAGGCGGTTATGTAAATTTATCTTTTATTTCAACTGAAAATGAAGAATTTTATGATGCCGAGGAGGAAGATTTGAGTTATAAAAATAAATTGTATCTCGAAAAAACTTTAGAAACTATTGAAAAGTGTCTAGAAAATGGATTTCAATTAGGTGAAATTGTTTTACTTACTCGAGCTAAGCGAGAAGGTGTTTTGTTGGCCAATTTTTTAACCGAAAAAAATATCCAAATTTTAACGTCTGAAGCTTTAATGTTACAAAATGCTACTGAAGTTAGACTGTTGATTTCGGCTTTAAGGTTTTTAAACAATCCAAACGATTTAGAATCAAAAGCTATGATTCTGTATTTTGTGGCCAAATATTTCCAAAAAGAATTACCTGTTCACGATTTCATAGTTCATAATTTAAGATTAACCGAAGCTGAAACTGAAGCCAATTTTAAAAATCTTGGAATTTCAATTTCGTTTAAAACGTGCCGAACAAAATCTTTGTATGAAGTTGTTGAAATTTTGATTAATGCTTTTCTAAAAGAGAAATCAAATAATTCTTATGTGCAATATTTTCTTGATTTGGTTTTAGAGCGCGATGCTAAAAACAAATCGAGCGTTGCCGATTTTATAGATTATTGGGATAAAATTGGTTTCGAAAAAAGTATTCCGTCTCCAGAAGGAACAAATGCCATTAGAATAATGACTATTCACAAATCTAAAGGTTTAGAATTTCCGGTTGTAATTTATCCTTTTGCCGAAGAAGATTTTTCTAGAAATAAATCTGATAAAATTTGGATTGATTTTGAAGAAAGTAACGAATTCGATTTACCTAAAGCTTTAGTAAATAAAAATAAAGATGTGATAAATTATGGCGAAAGTGCACAATTGGTTTTTGAAAAAGTAGATCAAGAGCAAAAATTCGATACTATAAATGTTTTATATGTTGCCTTAACAAGAGCTAAGGAGCAATTGTACATTATTTCTAATAAAATTGTTTCTAAAAAAGGTGTAATTAACGAAAAGAATTTGTCCTATTATTTTCTAGAATATTTAATGTCGGTTAATAAGTTTAATGACAATATTTTAGAATATGAGTTCGGTTCAAGTAAAAGAATTTCGATATATAAAACTAAAGAAAGTCTTCAGCAAAACATTCTTAATGTTGAGAACAAATTAGAGTTTAACCAAATTAAAATTGCTCAAAAAGAAGCTTTGCTTTGGGGAACTGCTCAGCAAGAAGCGATAAATTATGGGAATACGTTACATGAAATTATGGCTTTAATTTACAGTAAAAATGATGTTGAGGTTGCTTTAGAAAAAAACATAGAAAATGGCGTTATAACTATAAATGAATCAAAAGCTTTTAGAAATACAATTCAAGAAATTATTAATCATCCAGAATTAGAGTCTTTTTTGATGGAAAGAATAAGGTTTTAA